The Zygotorulaspora mrakii chromosome 3, complete sequence genome includes a region encoding these proteins:
- the CAT8 gene encoding DNA-binding transcription factor CAT8 (similar to Saccharomyces cerevisiae CAT8 (YMR280C); ancestral locus Anc_8.845), with the protein MKARHGAAEGRRNEECDGDQTGNGGDISKYIRTLGSKSLGGVKPVDSVASCRLLPSSHSPNQGQMENSPRLEEREKTQRSLIPAGGSGGGMIRDNENVCNTASSSSVYSMAQGGANGSGNGTYRVAQACDRCRAKKTRCDGKRPQCSQCALVGFECKVSDKLSRRAFPRGYTETLEERVRELEAENRRLVALCDIKEQQIHLVSNYSSGKSDKAVVLAKKSDERMLQELSLASGGALQVSSTNLYLLNKTRDHPSQDDSERFPDGKQHAEADNVHLKASGHGGLIVNPVSTNLNDPTSVSFEQNEAPGLPAVKALTSMSTREQSTQLATLVALSVPRSTEEILFIPQLLARIREIYGFTSKQCLYSVSLLSSLKANLPEPQLMKGDTLDCLRHKNLWEIDDLQKFLVETLKFDIINETKNDTKSIDLSFSEIDEMVQLFFDNWSTHIPILNKNEFFSYYDKFKDDIKNQPLLFKNSNPKSATRSKMISYKIFACILVCLCQMGLLIKVKSGNLSNKSNYTNLISYYHRTITLMYSNPYFGVLTTSLQSLQFLSLSLFYFLNVGNVSAIYELRGRVVSMAQQLRLHRCPSAVLGGSGSTMKKREQGDRRVLFWGIYYLDVFSALQLGVPRLFKDFEIECALPVSDNDDRKVSLAGQMIRLEGCVSKFSLAVIRFAKVLGNILDSIFKRGMTESIVKEIALIHENALDNWRRGLPSELIFEIDVNGTINMDEFNRLKQNNAIVENMDVMILLVLYFLAKSMIHLPVVATTRLDLSEDYSHSDDATQLGISDFKGNAQEECGMKHRSSSSYVLLQQATNTMLNVLESLKSVYLPLPINVARTKARFALLSARGLLEYTKGGALFLDNKTLLLSIVKDIEDDRKLEIPGIISWHSLKLLDMTINLLLHPPSTNVEKLDKLLKRKLTHYSRLMGRPFIRSQSVSQTDVKRKFDCEDHSQDDIDRKNSNLTPVSSKGDTTPPPEKKIKKEYNESDINAIESEPTNSIDIISDSKQRLHQEELNNPVSTQNAIVEAFQLDPVLNNNLLSDIDLFSFFSNCNNRTEQNVNLSSEEQCYFEKGATTAELKNNQKFHDKVPSFSRDSNATDVVHGLFRVPSNTDFLNDEYYFPPNSQFNIPQYNIQNSMNANDVQSKHAQINRNNNNATAPNAGMSFSNVNLSSLFDHMHNDGIRNEAFNANIARGKKNDTNTSGYPFAVDASLGLAPLLAWTPDMTVQATSMTNHSSNVSDRTGVILDSAVQPEEYSSNHLNSSLKSGISMKKGQPHTRERTYAGSSLVEHQNVVPLVQDSAQSGITGAEEDSSNNEILTLSSRRRPRRRQIGYPTDNAPYEGQKNAISQSRDNYEDLFQWQNSK; encoded by the coding sequence ATGAAAGCTCGTCATGGAGCGGCGGAGGGGCGTCGGAACGAGGAGTGTGATGGAGACCAAACTGGAAATGGGGGCGATATTTCGAAATATATTAGGACACTGGGCTCTAAATCGTTGGGCGGAGTGAAACCGGTCGACTCAGTCGCGAGCTGTCGTCTTCTACCGTCGTCACATTCACCCAATCAAGGGCAGATGGAAAACTCCCCACGTTTGGAGGAGCGAGAAAAGACACAGAGAAGTCTCATACCCGCAGGAGGATCCGGTGGAGGCATGATACGggataatgaaaatgtcTGCAATACCGCAAGTTCGTCTAGCGTTTATTCGATGGCTCAGGGAGGTGCTAATGGGTCTGGGAACGGTACTTACCGAGTGGCCCAAGCGTGCGACAGGTGCCGTGCAAAGAAGACTAGGTGTGATGGAAAGAGGCCACAATGCTCGCAATGTGCCCTGGTTGGATTTGAGTGCAAAGTGAGCGATAAATTGTCCAGAAGGGCATTCCCAAGAGGCTACACAGAGACGTTGGAGGAAAGGGTGAGGGAACTGGAGGCAGAAAACAGAAGGTTGGTAGCGCTGTGTGACATCAAGGAACAGCAGATCCACCTCGTTTCGAATTATTCTTCGGGCAAAAGTGACAAAGCCGTGGTGCTCGCAAAAAAATCGGACGAGAGGATGCTCCAGGAACTTAGTTTGGCAAGTGGTGGAGCGCTGCAGGTCTCCTCCACGAATCTTTATCTTCTCAACAAAACGCGGGACCATCCAAGTCAAGACGATTCGGAGAGGTTTCCAGATGGGAAACAACACGCGGAAGCGGACAACGTGCATTTGAAAGCCAGCGGTCATGGAGGGCTAATTGTAAATCCTGTCTCAACAAATTTAAATGACCCCACATCAGTCTCCTTCGAACAGAATGAGGCGCCAGGACTACCAGCTGTGAAAGCGCTAACTTCAATGAGCACAAGAGAACAAAGTACTCAATTAGCTACTTTGGTTGCATTATCAGTTCCCAGGTCTACCGAAGAGATTTTATTTATTCCCCAACTATTGGCAAGAATTCGAGAAATATACGGATTCACATCAAAACAATGTCTTTACTCAGTTTCATTACTGTCGTCCTTGAAGGCAAATTTACCAGAACCTCAATTAATGAAAGGGGATACCTTAGATTGTCTTAGACATAAAAATCTGTGGGAAATTGatgatcttcaaaaatttttagtCGAGACATTAAAGTTTGATATTATaaatgaaacaaaaaatgatacaaAGTCAATTGACCTATCATTTAGTgagattgatgaaatggttcaacttttttttgataattggTCTACGCATATCCCtatattgaataaaaatgagtttttttcatattatgacaaattcaaagatgatattAAGAATCAACCATTGTTGTTCAAAAATAGTAATCCGAAATCGGCCACCCGTAGCAAGATGATCAGCTACAAAATATTTGCATGTATCCTTGTTTGTCTCTGTCAAATGGGCTTACTGATAAAAGTGAAAAGTGGTAATTTGTCAAACAAATCGAATTACACAAATTTGATATCATACTACCATCGCACAATCACTTTAATGTATTCTAATCCTTATTTTGGTGTTTTGACCACCTCACTGCAGTCCCTCCAATTTTTATCGCTATcattattttattttctcaaCGTTGGGAATGTTTCAGCTATATACGAATTGAGAGGACGTGTTGTATCAATGGCACAGCAATTAAGGTTGCATCGGTGTCCCAGCGCCGTTCTCGGAGGCTCAGGATctacaatgaaaaaaagagagcAAGGCGATAGACGTGTTTTATTTTGGGGTATTTACTATCTAGATGTCTTTTCAGCGCTTCAACTAGGCGTTCCAcgtcttttcaaagattttgaaattgaatgtGCTTTACCAGTTTCCGATAATGACGATAGGAAAGTCAGTCTTGCCGGTCAAATGATCCGATTGGAAGGGTGCGTGAGTAAATTTTCTTTGGCGGTTATCAGATTTGCCAAAGTTCTGGGTAATATTCTCGAttcaatattcaaaaggGGAATGACAGAATCAATAGTAAAAGAAATAGCATTAATTCATGAGAATGCTTTGGATAATTGGAGAAGAGGTCTACCATCCGAActtatttttgaaattgatgttAATGGAACTATAAATATGGATGAATTCAACAGATTGAAGCAAAATAACGCCATTGTTGAGAATATGGATGTAATGATTTTACTTGTACTTTACTTTTTGGCAAAATCAATGATTCATCTACCTGTTGTGGCTACCACGCGATTGGATTTAAGTGAAGACTATTCGCACAGCGATGATGCTACTCAACTAGGTATCTCTGATTTTAAGGGAAATGCGCAGGAAGAGTGTGGAATGAAACATagatcatcatcttcatatGTTCTATTACAGCAGGCTACAAATACCATGCTCAATGTATTGGAGTCCTTAAAATCAGTATATTTACCGCTCCCAATAAATGTTGCTCGTACCAAGGCTAGATTCGCTTTACTAAGTGCAAGAGGATTGCTAGAGTATACCAAAGGTGGTGCATTATTTTTGGATAACAAAACACTACTTTTAAGTATCGTTAAAGACATCGAAGATGACAGAAAGCTTGAAATACCTGGTATCATCTCTTGGCATAGTCTAAAACTTTTAGATATGACAATTAATCTGCTACTACACCCTCCAAGCACGAATGTTGAGAAACTAGACAAATtactgaaaagaaaacttaCCCATTACAGTAGATTAATGGGACGTCCCTTCATTAGATCGCAATCGGTTAGCCAAACTGACGTAAAACGTAAGTTTGACTGCGAAGATCATTCACAGGATGATATTGACAGGAAAAACTCAAATTTAACACCAGTCAGCTCGAAAGGTGATACGACTCCACCtcctgaaaaaaaaataaaaaaagagtaCAACGAGTCTGATATCAATGCTATCGAAAGCGAACCAACGAATTCTATTGATATAATTAGCGACAGCAAACAAAGGCTCCATCAGGAGGAGCTAAATAATCCTGTCTCGACTCAAAATGCGATCGTGGAAGCATTTCAACTTGACCCTGTGCTCAACAATAACTTATTGAGTGATATTGacttattttcttttttctctaatTGCAACAACAGAACTGAGCAAAATGTCAATTTGAGTTCTGAAGAGCAGTGTTACTTTGAAAAGGGCGCTACAACGgcagaattgaaaaacaacCAGAAATTTCACGATAAAGTGCCATCTTTCAGTCGTGATAGCAATGCAACAGATGTGGTACATGGACTTTTCCGCGTTCCGAGCAATACAGATTTTCTTAATGACGAGTATTACTTCCCCCCCAACTCTCAGTTCAATATACCCCAATACAATATTCAGAATAGCATGAATGCTAACGACGTACAAAGTAAACATGCACAGATCAATAGAAATAATAACAATGCAACAGCACCAAATGCTGGTATGTCATTTTCCAACGTTAATTTAAGTAGCTTATTCGATCACATGCACAACGACGGTATCCGCAATGAGGCCTTCAATGCAAATATTGCGAGAGGTAAGAAGAACGACACTAATACTTCTGGTTATCCCTTTGCGGTTGACGCTTCGTTAGGGTTGGCTCCGTTACTGGCATGGACTCCTGATATGACTGTTCAAGCTACTAGTATGACGAATCATAGTAGCAACGTCAGTGATCGAACGGGCGTAATATTGGATAGTGCAGTTCAACCGGAAGAATACTCTTCAAATCATCTCAACTCTTCGTTAAAATCGGGCATCTCCATGAAGAAAGGACAGCCACACACGAGAGAAAGAACTTATGCAGGTTCTTCTTTGGTGGAGCATCAGAATGTGGTGCCACTTGTCCAGGATTCCGCACAGAGTGGGATCACAGGCGCAGAAGAGGATTCCAGTAATAACGAAATTTTGACGCTCAGCTCGCGAAGAAGACCAAGACGTCGGCAAATCGGCTATCCGACTGACAATGCACCATATGAGGGGCAAAAGAATGCCATTTCACAGTCTCGTGACAACTACGAGGATTTGTTTCAGTGGCAAAATTCTAAATAG
- the GPI12 gene encoding N-acetylglucosaminylphosphatidylinositol deacetylase (similar to Saccharomyces cerevisiae GPI12 (YMR281W); ancestral locus Anc_8.846) → MKASYMFYKLLKLYLLLWVVYVCASSRIHASNVAVFEKQLAPVFMGNHKTSLSLIIAHPDDEIMFFGPTLQQLDLLLPADIRLNIVCLSTGNAENLGTTRERELRQAVNFLFANSARNMELFQLNYTDGMDVTWNADDISKSVTSLVLSPQGSDREILLSFDGSGVSSHLNHISCHHAVERMLQDNEKVHSAIFLDSHSRNPLLKYSFFIRSLSHIAMEKLSGRTNLGSIRLFNTYPQYLALLATMTNAHQSQMAWFRYGWWFFSSFVFLNDLKIVSK, encoded by the coding sequence ATGAAGGCTTCATATATGTTTTACAAGCTGCTGAAGCTATATTTGCTTTTGTGGGTCGTGTATGTGTGTGCAAGCTCAAGGATCCACGCATCAAATGTCGCTGTCTTTGAGAAGCAGCTGGCGCCGGTTTTCATGGGCAATCACAAGACCTCACTTTCTCTCATAATTGCGCATCCCGACGACGAAATAATGTTCTTTGGCCCAACACTGCAGCAATTGGATCTTTTATTGCCCGCAGATATTCGTCTGAATATTGTTTGCCTATCAACAGGGAATGCTGAAAATCTCGGAACCACAAGAGAAAGAGAGCTCAGACAGGCTGTGAACTTCCTCTTTGCGAATTCAGCCAGAAATATGGAGctatttcaattgaattatACCGACGGAATGGATGTCACGTGGAATGCAGACGATATATCGAAGTCCGTAACGAGCCTGGTACTCTCTCCACAAGGATCTGACAGGGAAATTCTTTTATCCTTTGATGGTAGTGGTGTTTCGTCGCATTTGAATCACATTTCATGCCATCACGCTGTTGAAAGAATGCTCcaagataatgaaaaagttcATTCGGCCATATTTTTGGACAGTCACTCAAGAAAtcctcttttgaaatacaGCTTTTTCATCAGGAGTTTGTCTCACATCGCAATGGAGAAATTGAGCGGTAGAACCAATTTGGGAAGCATTAGGTTATTCAATACTTATCCCCAATACCTAGCGCTGCTAGCAACGATGACAAACGCACATCAATCGCAAATGGCGTGGTTCAGGTACGGCTGGTGGTTCTTTTCAAGCTTTGTGTTTCTTAACGATTTGAAAATCGTTAGTAAGTAG
- the RIT1 gene encoding tRNA A64-2'-O-ribosylphosphate transferase (similar to Saccharomyces cerevisiae RIT1 (YMR283C); ancestral locus Anc_8.848), with the protein MDEGILSSLSDVNKDLKKEYKSFRNRIQSILLDNAFLKKSVIPRFPDFPLVPNERCGLWYCDPSDFTRTSYFKSTDGHVNMWDFSTRRLNFHILPLIEEKNGLIIVDSTRRGKTMPDALSKTVPIWCAVLNTLMVESSPQKVDRQVLFLPPGILTVSECDRISKRIPELVDKLKRIDVIDGKTLYQRFNGRLLRPLWVFPGSPLLQASTDPFTGRIVQEKWETAEDERIIPIVLCTVSYKAQDGVDKRHGFTYVQGAADDHELWSCGLTSQMLWDNLNFLGDPTKSDDSLHTFVRQLVSKKERNIDSSSFSNAFPCINHITRELVLGRVVDGLDIKSEMVRMLAQEYSLVIILSKNVTLSVVNERTSDIIKIYPLQSGCKRSSKDLRGKLPEISSLISNHIRSLKCRDKPILVSCNSATDMSIGVLLSVLCSNYQLDWYLQAPTNVNKIIIRKHLTKLITLLEDRNVNPSRATLNSVNSYLM; encoded by the coding sequence ATGGACGAAGGTATACTTTCATCGTTGAGTGACGTTAATAAAGATCTCAAGAAAGAATACAAATCATTCAGAAATAGGATCCAAAGTATACTGCTGGACAATGcgtttttgaaaaagagtgtCATACCCAGATTCCCAGATTTCCCCCTGGTTCCGAATGAGAGATGTGGACTATGGTATTGTGATCCTAGCGACTTTACCAGGACTTcttatttcaaaagtaCCGATGGACACGTAAACATGTGGGATTTTAGTACCAGAAGGTTAAATTTCCATATTCTGCCTCTGatcgaagaaaagaacGGACTCATAATTGTAGACAGCACAAGACGTGGTAAGACTATGCCTGATGCACTCAGCAAAACTGTCCCCATTTGGTGCGCTGTGTTGAATACGCTCATGGTGGAATCAAGTCCTCAGAAGGTCGACAGACaggttctttttttacctCCTGGAATATTAACGGTGTCTGAATGTGACAGAATTAGCAAGCGAATTCCTGAATTGGTTGATAAGCTTAAGAGAATTGATGTTATTGATGGAAAAACATTGTACCAGCGATTTAACGGTCGCCTTCTGCGACCCCTCTGGGTCTTTCCAGGATCTCCGTTACTTCAAGCGTCGACAGACCCATTCACAGGCCGGATAGTACaagaaaaatgggaaaCTGCAGAAGACGAAAGAATCATCCCTATTGTATTATGCACAGTAAGTTATAAGGCTCAAGATGGGGTGGATAAGAGGCATGGTTTTACGTATGTACAGGGAGCTGCGGATGATCATGAACTATGGTCATGTGGATTGACATCCCAGATGCTATGGGAtaatttaaattttttgggAGATCCGACCAAATCAGATGACAGCCTCCATACTTTCGTGCGTCAACTAGTTTCtaaaaaggaaaggaaCATAGATAGCTcaagcttttcaaatgcatTTCCATGTATCAACCACATTACAAGAGAATTAGTACTGGGCCGAGTCGTGGACGGCCTTGATATAAAGTCAGAAATGGTTCGGATGCTGGCCCAAGAATATTCACTGGTGATAATTTTGAGCAAAAATGTTACATTATCAGTTGTCAACGAGAGGACAAGTGATAtcataaaaatatatccGCTGCAAAGTGGTTGCAAACGCAGCTCGAAGGACCTAAGGGGAAAATTGCCTGAGATATCCTCTTTGATATCCAATCATATCAGAAGTCTTAAGTGCCGTGATAAACCCATCTTAGTGTCCTGCAATTCCGCTACAGACATGTCAATTGGTGTCCTGCTCTCTGTTCTCTGTAGTAATTACCAACTCGATTGGTATTTGCAAGCACCTACGAATGTTAACAAAATTATTATTCGTAAGCACCTCACCAAGCTCATAACACTTCTCGAGGACCGCAACGTAAATCCATCAAGAGCGACCTTGAATAGTGTCAATAGCTATTTAATGTAG
- the AEP2 gene encoding Aep2p (similar to Saccharomyces cerevisiae AEP2 (YMR282C); ancestral locus Anc_8.847), whose translation MLRSVCLGPSILKAYNSRVAVDYLATAVGNIDISSGAKEYALDRNVPGAVMSYHGSETLSLQGRLHTLERANPIPFAKIDSQLCAGTDQLRKVHIFHRHLKGGQHVAFLMEIIRGNSLKEEHVGELLKNGEVTKSEFATFVNKILLEKDLKAQLSNDIPDAVHTEILMTLFQVYCKTIVGDTQERLTSLQTHDINLFVKRFIDEGQLGKAQICLQYIMDKQGLEFVLEKRDVGTIRHFLQLRCGALPKYWKRRLKASNTRISKRKRLGDNSVSCNLSNSYKPLDEKSLLKIMEFLLGETSSQGKYSSSLDATIVYSLGYLGQMQLIDKFLKKKWLVPTSEAVSDETAKPELLIAALSAYCIQNGNMAKGLEILDQFVNKFPNTHLDNVFWRRLIQLSICIGDPNENKKGEISYACWNIMKQWHQGRNISIPYDQGILLQMYDLFKSTKNGKTALDVISTCFQSFYLSPEHLLVPNEVGLLNKYQKLCIRTMALKGNYHKPLKFIKEWSINEGNRKELYDYFITHRKKYDLRQDRIRLHKKLLQKRYDDMEEEDMLLGGLW comes from the coding sequence ATGTTGAGGAGCGTTTGCTTGGGTCCCAGCATTTTGAAGGCATACAATAGCAGGGTTGCTGTCGACTATTTGGCTACTGCCGTAGGAAATATTGACATTTCATCAGGCGCTAAAGAATACGCATTGGATAGAAATGTACCTGGTGCAGTAATGAGTTACCATGGTTCAGAAACGTTAAGTTTACAAGGAAGGTTGCATACGCTAGAAAGGGCGAACCCAATACCTTTCGCGAAGATTGACTCGCAATTGTGCGCCGGTACCGATCAGCTGAGAAAGGTACATATATTTCACCGACATTTGAAGGGGGGTCAACATGTAGCTTTTTTGATGGAAATTATTAGGGGgaactctttgaaagaggAGCATGTTGgggaattgttgaaaaatggtgagGTCACAAAGTCCGAATTTGCAACTTTCGTCAACAAAATTCTCTTAGAAAAAGACTTGAAAGCGCAATTATCGAATGACATTCCAGATGCTGTGCATACAGAAATACTAATGACTCTTTTCCAAGTATATTGCAAGACCATAGTGGGTGATACACAGGAAAGACTAACATCACTGCAAACGCACGATATCAATTTATTTGTCAAGCGATTTATCGATGAGGGACAATTGGGTAAAGCACAGATATGCTTACAATACATAATGGACAAACAGGGCCTAGAGTTTGTTTTGGAAAAGAGAGATGTGGGCACGATAAGACactttttgcaattgagATGTGGCGCACTGCCAAAGTATTGGAAGCGAAGACTGAAAGCTTCAAATACTAGAATAAGCAAGCGCAAACGTCTAGGTGATAATAGCGTATCGTGTAATCTTTCAAACTCCTATAAACCTTTGGATGAAAAgtctttgttgaagatcATGGAATTTCTATTAGGCGAGACCTCGTCTCAAGGGAAATATTCAAGCTCCCTAGATGCCACAATAGTGTATTCTTTAGGTTACTTGGGTCAAATGCAACtaattgataaatttttaaagaaaaaatggctAGTACCGACATCAGAAGCGGTTAGTGACGAAACTGCCAAGCCAGAATTACTAATAGCTGCATTATCCGCATATTGCATTCAAAATGGGAATATGGCTAAAGGATTGGAAATTTTAGATCAGTTCGTTAACAAGTTCCCCAATACTCATCTAGATAATGTCTTCTGGAGACGCTTGATTCAACTGAGCATTTGCATTGGAGATCCTAATGAGAATAAGAAAGGTGAAATCAGTTACGCGTGTTGGAACATTATGAAACAATGGCATCAAGGGAGAAATATAAGTATTCCATACGACCAGGGTATTTTACTACAAATGTATGACTTATTCAAGTCAACAAAAAACGGAAAAACTGCTCTCGATGTTATTTCAACTTGCTTCCAATCGTTTTATTTGAGTCCTGAGCATTTGCTTGTGCCTAACGAGGTAGGATTATTAAATAAATATCAAAAGCTTTGCATAAGAACAATGGCTCTTAAAGGTAACTATCATAAGCCTTtaaaattcatcaaagaaTGGAGTATAAACGAAGGTAATAGGAAAGAGTTATATGATTACTTCATTACTCACAGAAAGAAATATGACCTACGGCAGGACAGAATCAGGTTGCACAAGAAGCTTTTACAAAAAAGATATGACGATATGGAGGAGGAGGACATGCTACTGGGAGGATTGTGGTAA
- the YKU70 gene encoding ATP-dependent DNA helicase YKU70 (similar to Saccharomyces cerevisiae YKU70 (YMR284W); ancestral locus Anc_8.849) — protein sequence MEGNIEEKSPSYRKYDAHEGIVFLIELSEGMFQVLPELNDRMQLVEILTTLLELMSQLIITRPGTGLGCYFYNCFKNDDENGIYEYFPLRDLNARDMKQLSDLLEDVDCGRCTIQEFLPFSYDRRTPLESIFELTKLQYTQESPDQKSFNNRKVFLFTDDDSPPESFDPNAKSRLSHLANDLNDYYIGFTTFFIGSNERPFNDAFYSEILRLSSNTDTEFDGPNTKPISASIIKSRVLRKQEIKRILFQCPLILQESSSFIVGIKGYSIVSHEKAGVKYKLVYEKEDIRQEAFSRRKFLNANTGEEIKEGLTKVFPYGDLNIALSDEELATVTKDYAGENSFLKIIGFRATSKCTQYYNNIDKPAFVVPDESSYEGSIRTLASLFKNMREKKKSAIIWGKTKTNSNPAMFILSPSDSFSRNEGFYMRRIPFLDEIRKFPCIVPMENLAGTAEYRRVKELTKNIMSHFNLKNGYEPSEFKNPGIQRHFKVLHDYLLQTEDEAYLNTSEEKTEKLLSEDDSIRKIAQIREKIIASAESNEPQGQKLSEYFIEWNEIYQKIKSSELIDKPSIKKPRNWNG from the coding sequence ATGGAGGGCAATATCGAAGAAAAATCTCCAAGCTATAGAAAGTATGATGCACACGAGGGCATCGTTTTCCTGATTGAACTCTCAGAGGGCATGTTTCAAGTGCTCCCAGAACTTAATGATCGGATGCAGCTTGTTGAAATCTTGACGACATTGCTTGAATTGATGTCACAACTGATCATTACAAGACCAGGTACTGGTCTTGGCTGCTACTTTTACAACTGCTTCAAgaacgatgatgaaaatggcATTTATGAATACTTCCCTTTAAGAGATTTAAACGCGAGGGATATGAAGCAACTGAGCGACTTGTTGGAAGACGTTGATTGTGGTAGATGTACTATACAGGAGTTTCTGCCGTTTAGCTATGACAGACGGACCCCTCTTGAATCGATATTTGAGCTCACCAAATTGCAATACACTCAAGAAAGTCCTGAtcaaaaaagtttcaataatagaaaagttttccttttcacCGATGACGATTCTCCACCGGAATCATTCGATCCCAATGCGAAGTCAAGGCTCAGTCACTTAGCTAATGATTTGAACGATTACTATATTGGCTTTACAACGTTCTTTATAGGTTCAAATGAAAGACCATTCAACGACGCGTTTTATTCAGAGATCTTAAGATTAAGCTCAAATACAGATACTGAGTTTGATGGTCCAAATACGAAGCCAATATCCGCATCTATTATCAAATCAAGAGTACTCAGAAAGCAGGAAATAAAACGAATTCTGTTTCAGTGTCCCCTAATATTACAAGAAAGCTCAAGTTTTATTGTCGGTATCAAAGGCTATTCGATAGTCAGCCATGAGAAGGCCGGAGTTAAGTATAAACTAGTTTACGAGAAAGAAGATATTCGACAAGAagcattttcaagaagaaaatttttgaacgCCAATACCGGtgaagaaataaaagaagGCTTGACAAAGGTTTTCCCGTATGGCGACTTGAACATAGCTCTTTCAGATGAAGAGCTTGCTACAGTGACGAAAGATTATGCTGGCGAAAACTCATTCCTTAAGATCATTGGTTTTCGCGCCACGAGTAAATGCACACAGTACTATAATAATATTGATAAGCCTGCCTTTGTGGTTCCTGATGAATCGAGTTATGAAGGGTCTATCAGGACTTTGGCATcgcttttcaaaaatatgagagaaaagaaaaaatctgcTATTATCTGGggtaaaacaaaaaccaACTCCAATCCGGCAATGTTCATTTTAAGTCCTTCAGATTCATTTAGTCGAAACGAGGGTTTTTACATGCGCCGAATAccatttttggatgaaaTAAGGAAATTTCCTTGCATTGTACCCATGGAAAATCTCGCTGGTACAGCAGAATACAGGAGAGTCAAGGAGTTAACGAAGAATATTATGAGTCACTTTAACTTGAAAAACGGCTACGAGCCTTCCGAATTCAAAAATCCCGGAATACAAAGACATTTCAAAGTTCTGCATGACTACCTCTTGCAAACTGAGGATGAAGCGTATCTAAATACATCTGAAgagaaaacagaaaaattgTTATCGGAGGATGACTCGATTCGTAAGATTGCACAGATACGAGAGAAAATAATAGCGTCTGCAGAATCGAACGAGCCTCAAGGGCAAAAACTAAGCGAATATTTCATTGAATGGAATGagatatatcaaaaaataaaatcgtCCGAGCTGATTGACAAACCAAGTATCAAGAAGCCCCGCAATTGGAACGGGTAG